The genomic interval GAGGCCCGCCTCGTCGAGGCCGCCCGCTCCTGGGCCGACGGCTTCCAGGAGGCGCTCACCGCCGAGCTGGGCGAGGAGCGCGGCGCGGAGCTCCAGCGCCAGTACGGCCACTCGTTCCCCGAGGGCTACAAGGCCGACCACTCGCCGCGCGCCGCCGTAGCCGACCTGGTCCACCTGGAAACCCTCAAGCAGGGCGAGAAGGACTTCGCCCTCAGCCTGTACGAGCCGGTCGGAGCGGGCCCCGGCGAGCGCCGCTTCAAGATCTACCGGACCGGCGAGCAGGTCTCCCTCTCCGCCGTCCTCCCGGCGCTCCAGCAGCTCGGCGTCGAGGTCGTCGACGAGCGGCCGTACGAGCTGCGCTGCGCGGACCGCACCCACGCCTGGATCTACGACTTCGGGCTGCGGATGCCCCTGGCCAACGGCAACGGTGGCTACCTCGCCGATGACGCCCGCGCCCGCTTCCAGGAGGCCTTCGCCGCCGTCTGGAAGGGCGAGGCGGAGAACGACGGCTTCAACGCGCTGGTCCTCGGCGCCGGGCTGAACTGGCGGCAGGCGATGGTGCTGCGCGCCTACGCGAAGTACCTGCGGCAGGCCGGTTCGACCTTCAGCCAGGACTACATGGAGTCCACCCTCCGCAACAACGTCCACACCACCCGGCTGCTCGTCTCGCTCTTCGAGGCCCGCATGTCCCCCGGCCGCCAGAGCGCCGGCACCGAGCTGACCGACGGGCTCCTGGAGGAGCTGGAGGGGGCCCTGGACCAGGTCGCCTCGCTCGACGAGGACCGGATCCTGCGGTCCTTCCTCACCGTCATCAAGGCCACCCTGCGGACGAACTTCTTCCAGAGCGCAAGCGAGGGAAGCGACGAGGGGGGCCGGCGCACGGAAGACGGGACGCCGCATTCGTACGTCTCGATGAAATTCGACCCGCAGGCCATCCCGGACCTGCCCGCGCCCCGGCCGGCGTTCGAGATCTGGGTCTACTCGCCGCGCGTGGAGGGCGTCCACCTGCGCTTCGGCAAGGTCGCCCGGGGCGGGCTGCGCTGGTCGGACCGGCGTGAGGACTTCCGTACGGAGATCCTCGGCCTGGTCAAGGCCCAGATGGTGAAGAACACCGTCATCGTGCCCGTCGGCGCCAAGGGCGGCTTCGTCGCCAAGCAGCTCCCGGACCCGTCCGTGGACCGCGACGCCTGGTTCGCCGAGGGCATCGCCGCTTACCGTACGTTCATCTCCGCGCTGCTCGACATCACCGACAACATGGTGGCCGGCGAGGTCGTGCCGCCCGCCGACGTCGTCCGGCACGACGAGGACGACACCTACCTCGTCGTCGCCGCAGACAAGGGCACCGCGAGCTTCTCCGACATCGCCAACGAGGTCGCCGTCGCGTACGGCTTCTGGCTCGGCGACGCGTTCGCCTCCGGCGGCTCGGCCGGCTACGACCACAAGGGCATGGGCATCACCGCCCGGGGCGCCTGGGAGTCCGTCAAGCGGCACTTCCGCGAGCTGGGCCACGACACCCAGACCGAGGACTTCACCGTCGTCGGCGTCGGCGACATGTCCGGCGACGTGTTCGGCAACGGGATGCTGCTCTCCGAGCACATCCGCCTCGTCGCCGCCTTCGACCACCGGCACATCTTCATCGACCCGAACCCGGACGCCGCCACCTCGTACGCCGAGCGGCGCCGGCTCTTCGACCTGCCCCGCAGCTCCTGGGCCGACTACGAGAAGGGTCTGCTCTCGGCGGGCGGCGGGATCCACCCGCGCGGCGCCAAGTCGATCCCGCTCAACTCGCACGTCCGCGAGGCGCTCGGCATCGACCCCTCGGTGAGCAAGATGACGCCCGCCGACCTGATGCAGACCATCCTCAAGGCCCCCGTCGACCTGGTGTGGAACGGCGGCATCGGCACGTACATCAAGGCCGTCTCCGAGTCGAACGCGGACGTCGGCGACAAGGCCAACGACGCGATCCGCGTCAACGGCGAGGACCTGCGGGCCAAGGTCGTCGGCGAGGGCGGCAACCTCGGGGCCACCCAGCTCGGCCGGATCGAGTTCGCCCGCAGCGGCGGCCGGATCAACACCGACGCGATCGACAACAGCGCCGGTGTGGACACCTCCGACCACGAGGTGAACATCAAGATCCTGCTCAACGGTCTGGTCCGGGACGGCGACATGACCGTCAAGCAGCGCAACAAGCTGCTCGCCGACATGACCGACGAGATCGGCGTGCTTGTCCTGCGCAACAACTACGCGCAGAACGTCGCGCTCTCCAACGCCTCCGCCCAGGCACCCTCGCTGCTCCACGCCCAGCAGCGCTTCATGCGCCGCCTGGAGCGCGACGGCGCACTCGACCGGGCGCTGGAGTTCCTGCCGGCCGACCGGCACATCCGGGAGCTGCTCAGCAACGAGAAGGGGCTGAGCCAGCCCGAGCTGGCCGTGCTGATCGCCTACACCAAGATCACGACGGCGGACGAGCTGATCTCCACGGTCCTGCCGGACGACCCGCACCTGCAGAAGCTGGTGCACGCCTACTTCCCGAGCGAGCTGCGCGAGCGCTTCCCCGAGGCGGTCGACGGGCACGCGCTGCGGCGCGAGATCATCACGACGGTCCTGGTCAACGACACGGTGAACACCGCCGGCTCGACCTTCCTGCACCGGCTGCGGGAGGAGACCGGGGCGTCGATCGAGGAGATCGTGCGGGCCCAGTTCACGGCCCGTGAGATCTTCGGCCTGTCCCGGGTGTGGGACGCGGTCGAGGCGCTCGACAACAAGGTCGCCGCCGACGTCCAGACCCGGATCCGGCTGCACTCGCGGCGGCTGGTCGAGCGCGGTTCGCGCTGGCTGCTGGGCAACCGGCCGCAGCCCGTCGCCATCGCGGAGACGATTCGGAGCTTC from Streptomyces sp. CA-278952 carries:
- a CDS encoding NAD-glutamate dehydrogenase, whose amino-acid sequence is MQTKLDEAKAELLAGAAKVAENGPGGGVGGPGGAPRARISAAGADESARPGQDTVLAYLQRYYLHTAPEDLSGRDPVDVFGAAASHYRLAENRPQGTANVRVHTPTVEENGWTCSHSVVEVVTDDMPFLVDSVTNELSRQGRGIHVVIHPQVTVRRDVTGKLIEVLSGGPGLPKASQGRKKSKDAEAELPHDALVESWIHVEMDRETDRADLQQITGDLLRVLSDVRETVEDWGKMREAALRIADDLPGEPLDDLAEEEVQEARELLRWLAADHFTFLGYREYELRDSDALAAVPGTGLGILRSDPHHSEDEAHPVSPSFDRLPADARAKAREHKLLVLTKANSRATVHRPSYLDYVGVKKFDAKGNVVGERRFLGLFSSAAYTESVRRVPVIRRKVAEVVEGAGFSYNSHDGRDLLQILETYPRDELFQTPVDQLRSIVTSVLYLQERRRLRLYLRQDEYGRYYSAIVYLPRDRYTTGVRLRLIDILKEELGGNSVDFTAWNTESILSRLHFVIRVPAGTELPHLTDADADRIEARLVEAARSWADGFQEALTAELGEERGAELQRQYGHSFPEGYKADHSPRAAVADLVHLETLKQGEKDFALSLYEPVGAGPGERRFKIYRTGEQVSLSAVLPALQQLGVEVVDERPYELRCADRTHAWIYDFGLRMPLANGNGGYLADDARARFQEAFAAVWKGEAENDGFNALVLGAGLNWRQAMVLRAYAKYLRQAGSTFSQDYMESTLRNNVHTTRLLVSLFEARMSPGRQSAGTELTDGLLEELEGALDQVASLDEDRILRSFLTVIKATLRTNFFQSASEGSDEGGRRTEDGTPHSYVSMKFDPQAIPDLPAPRPAFEIWVYSPRVEGVHLRFGKVARGGLRWSDRREDFRTEILGLVKAQMVKNTVIVPVGAKGGFVAKQLPDPSVDRDAWFAEGIAAYRTFISALLDITDNMVAGEVVPPADVVRHDEDDTYLVVAADKGTASFSDIANEVAVAYGFWLGDAFASGGSAGYDHKGMGITARGAWESVKRHFRELGHDTQTEDFTVVGVGDMSGDVFGNGMLLSEHIRLVAAFDHRHIFIDPNPDAATSYAERRRLFDLPRSSWADYEKGLLSAGGGIHPRGAKSIPLNSHVREALGIDPSVSKMTPADLMQTILKAPVDLVWNGGIGTYIKAVSESNADVGDKANDAIRVNGEDLRAKVVGEGGNLGATQLGRIEFARSGGRINTDAIDNSAGVDTSDHEVNIKILLNGLVRDGDMTVKQRNKLLADMTDEIGVLVLRNNYAQNVALSNASAQAPSLLHAQQRFMRRLERDGALDRALEFLPADRHIRELLSNEKGLSQPELAVLIAYTKITTADELISTVLPDDPHLQKLVHAYFPSELRERFPEAVDGHALRREIITTVLVNDTVNTAGSTFLHRLREETGASIEEIVRAQFTAREIFGLSRVWDAVEALDNKVAADVQTRIRLHSRRLVERGSRWLLGNRPQPVAIAETIRSFRDGVARVWDELPKLLRGADLDWYHSILDELTGAGVPDELAVRVAGFSSAFPALDIVAIADRTGQDPLEVAEVYYDLADRLRITQLMDRIIELPRADRWQSMARASIREDLYAAHAALTSDVLSVGNGSATPEERFRAWESKNAAILARSRSTLEEIQGSDAFDLANLSVAMRTMRTLLRTHA